The genomic interval AGTTGGCACCAAGTCATGAGATGCCTTATTAGCCCACATGATCCGCTCAATTTCGCCATCCACTTGACCAGTAGATATTGTAATTCCTGATTTTGTGTGAGGAAAGGAATCAACTTTCATTACATTCGCGGATTCAATGCTATTGCCATCTTTCGCTTCCCCTATCTCCGGTGGCCTCGAACGCAACCACCTCTCACCGGAATTCAAGTTATTTCGTCTTATGGGCGCCTTCATCCACTGCCCATAAGGTTTTATGATGTCACCTTCAGCACAATCGTATAAGGACGGGCATTGCCTTCGGTATGACCCGCTCAATTTCGCCATCCACTTGATCAGTAGATATCGTAATTCCTGATTTTGTGTGAGGAAAGGAATTAACTTTCATTACATCCGCGGATTCAATGCTATTGCCATCTTTCGCTTCCCCCATCTCCGGTGGCCCCGAACGCAACCACCTCTCACCGGAATTTACGTTATTTCGTCTTATGGGTGCCTTCATCCACTGCCCATAAGGTTTTATGATGTCACCTTCAGGACAATCGTATAAGGACGGGCATTGCCTTCGGTATGACCCAGCAATCCacatatgaaacaaaaaacttGGAGATGCTCATACTTGAAATCTATCCAAAACCACTCTCCACCTGATTTCTTCAGTCGCATGCGGCGCTTAAGAGGCTTCCTAACATCAATAGACACCCTTATACACATATAATTTCTCCAAACACCCATTAAATTATTCTCGTCGGATGCCTGAAATTCACCAATATAGTCTCTGATATTCTGCAACACCTTTTCTGAAAGAAAGTCGATCGGTAAATTATAAATCTGGATCCAGAAAGATGTGTGGTATAACGGCACGGCATGAGGTTGTTCTAATTCGCCCAATCGCTTGACAAGTAATATGTGTTGGTCAAACGTCCAAGGTCCTGATTCAAGAACTCTCCTAATGtcaatttcatgaaaaaattgaaataggAATAATGTGGGTGATAAATACTTAATACAAATCCCTTTCCCCGGCCGCCAGAGAGCTGCCATTGTATTTTTCATAGCCGGAAAATTGATAACCTTGTCCGTTAAGAATCTTCCCACCAAGCAATATCGAAAATCAATCCTTCCATCTCTCCCATCTTCAACATCTTCACCCGTGATTATAAGACCCccctcatcttcttcttcaatagACAAAGCAGCATAAGTCTCATTCACGTCCGGTGGTTTTCTAGGGTTTATGGTCGTCATTGATGCTCCAAATGGAGCAAGGGAAACGTGAGtctagaaaataaagaaagtaaaagaaaCGAAAACTTAACTTGTCAGGGAGACAAGACAAAACTGATCATAGCTGCAAATATTTGCGTCATGTTTagagtaaaaaatatttgtaaattttggattcCGAGTGCTCGGACCATAACAAGTAGCCTTTTGACtactaggaaaaaaaaaattctaaattttgactttattacataaacaaattaatctcttgTATCAtcgaagaaattatttta from Citrus sinensis cultivar Valencia sweet orange chromosome 9, DVS_A1.0, whole genome shotgun sequence carries:
- the LOC127899923 gene encoding uncharacterized protein LOC127899923 produces the protein MTTINPRKPPDVNETYAALSIEEEDEGGLIITGEDVEDGRDGRIDFRYCLVGRFLTDKVINFPAMKNTMAALWRPGKGICIKYLSPTLFLFQFFHEIDIRRVLESGPWTFDQHILLVKRLGELEQPHAVPLYHTSFWIQIYNLPIDFLSEKVLQNIRDYIGEFQASDENNLMGVWRNYMCIRVSIDVRKPLKRRMRLKKSGGEWFWIDFKYEHLQVFCFICGLLGHTEGNARPYTIVLKVTS